In Vogesella indigofera, a single window of DNA contains:
- a CDS encoding FliM/FliN family flagellar motor C-terminal domain-containing protein produces the protein MPKSRILAPADGARLPPVATATLGRPFHLLPVYLRTLQQALADFVQRELNARYHARFVLSELVAGDAPQEAPRRTWHRWGGGAFAVHIERQLLLQILDYRYGGNGSGAGAADSSRETETEHRLARLLGNRLSQLLLASMQRGGHALAAGDGIDNLPFALRDKPSWEAVLTLADSSGAPQGRIALGLDDDSVGYLLQQLAGDRLPEAVASSEPLPFTEQLRLRLRAQLLEKRLPLGEVLDLQVGSVLPIRLPPQTDVYVGRKRLFAASVVDRGGKLCLTSFQDVE, from the coding sequence ATGCCCAAGTCCAGAATTCTTGCTCCAGCCGACGGCGCGCGACTGCCCCCCGTTGCCACCGCAACCCTGGGCCGCCCGTTCCACCTGCTGCCCGTGTACTTGCGCACCCTGCAGCAGGCGCTGGCCGATTTCGTGCAGCGCGAACTGAACGCGCGCTACCACGCCCGCTTCGTGCTCAGCGAGCTCGTTGCCGGCGACGCGCCGCAGGAGGCGCCACGCCGCACCTGGCACCGCTGGGGCGGCGGCGCCTTTGCCGTGCACATCGAACGCCAGCTGCTGCTGCAGATCCTCGACTACCGCTACGGTGGCAACGGCAGCGGTGCCGGCGCGGCCGACAGCAGCCGGGAAACCGAAACCGAACACCGCCTGGCGCGCCTGCTCGGCAACCGTCTGTCGCAGCTGCTGCTGGCCAGCATGCAGCGCGGCGGCCATGCGCTCGCCGCCGGCGACGGCATCGACAACCTGCCGTTCGCACTGCGCGACAAGCCGAGCTGGGAGGCGGTGCTGACGCTGGCCGACTCCAGCGGCGCACCGCAGGGCCGCATCGCGCTGGGGCTGGACGACGACAGCGTCGGCTACCTGCTGCAACAGCTGGCCGGCGACCGGCTGCCGGAAGCGGTGGCCAGCAGCGAGCCGCTGCCGTTCACCGAGCAGCTGCGCCTGCGCCTGCGCGCGCAACTGCTGGAAAAACGGCTGCCGCTGGGCGAGGTGCTCGACCTGCAGGTCGGCAGCGTGCTGCCGATCCGGCTGCCGCCGCAGACCGATGTCTACGTTGGCCGCAAGCGCCTGTTCGCCGCCAGCGTGGTCGACCGCGGCGGCAAGCTGTGCCTTACCTCATTTCAGGATGTGGAGTAA
- the fliN gene encoding flagellar motor switch protein FliN — MQSPDDFDLDGMLDGMPAADASPEPLAAARPARDMQGFLRKIPVSLTLEVGTAEISLADLASIDPGSVIELDKLAGAPLDIKINGTAIGKAEVVVAGENYGLRVIALDNLDLDALTS; from the coding sequence ATGCAATCACCCGACGATTTCGACCTCGACGGCATGCTGGACGGCATGCCCGCCGCCGACGCCAGCCCCGAGCCGCTAGCCGCGGCACGCCCGGCGCGCGACATGCAGGGCTTCCTGCGCAAGATCCCGGTGTCGCTGACGCTGGAAGTCGGCACCGCCGAGATCTCGCTTGCCGACCTCGCCAGCATCGACCCCGGCTCGGTGATCGAGCTGGACAAGCTGGCCGGCGCGCCGCTGGACATCAAGATCAACGGCACCGCCATCGGCAAGGCCGAAGTGGTGGTCGCCGGCGAGAACTACGGCCTGCGCGTGATCGCGCTGGACAATCTCGACCTCGACGCGCTGACCTCATGA
- the fliP gene encoding flagellar type III secretion system pore protein FliP (The bacterial flagellar biogenesis protein FliP forms a type III secretion system (T3SS)-type pore required for flagellar assembly.), which translates to MMASLWRRLRPLLPALLLLAAPLAQADDTLKLLSASGQGGAVDFTVKTQILVLMTLLGLLPVLVLMMTSFTRFVIVLSLLRQALGLQQGLPNRIVTGVALILTMLVMRPVGVEVWNKAMLPYDQDQISMPEALLRAEAPLSRFMLAQTGKSALAQIAKLSGESHIRDPRQHAFAVKLAAFVLSELKTAFQIGCMLFIPFLVIDLVVSSVLMAMGMMMLSPLVISLPLKLLLFVLVDGWSLTVNTLVTSIQAY; encoded by the coding sequence ATGATGGCATCGCTGTGGCGCCGCCTGCGGCCGCTGCTGCCGGCGCTGTTGCTGCTGGCCGCGCCGCTGGCGCAGGCCGACGACACGCTGAAGCTGCTGTCCGCCAGCGGTCAGGGCGGCGCGGTGGACTTCACCGTCAAGACCCAGATCCTGGTGCTGATGACCCTGCTCGGTCTGCTGCCGGTGCTGGTGCTGATGATGACCAGCTTCACCCGCTTCGTGATCGTGCTGTCGCTGCTGCGCCAGGCGCTGGGCCTGCAACAGGGCCTGCCCAACCGCATCGTCACCGGCGTGGCGCTGATCCTGACGATGCTGGTGATGCGCCCGGTCGGCGTCGAGGTGTGGAACAAGGCGATGCTGCCCTACGATCAGGACCAGATCAGCATGCCGGAGGCGCTGCTGCGCGCCGAGGCGCCGCTGTCGCGCTTCATGCTGGCGCAGACCGGCAAGAGCGCGCTGGCGCAGATCGCCAAGCTGTCCGGCGAGAGCCACATCCGCGACCCGCGCCAGCACGCCTTTGCGGTGAAGCTGGCCGCCTTCGTGCTGTCCGAGCTGAAAACCGCGTTCCAGATCGGCTGCATGCTGTTCATCCCCTTCCTGGTGATTGATCTGGTGGTGTCCAGCGTGCTGATGGCGATGGGTATGATGATGCTCTCACCCTTGGTGATCTCGCTGCCGCTGAAGCTACTGCTGTTCGTGCTGGTGGACGGCTGGTCGCTGACCGTCAACACCCTGGTTACCTCGATACAGGCCTACTGA
- a CDS encoding flagellar hook-basal body complex protein FliE: protein MAINLDLLIAADQQQIAKDMGALSHIAAASPLETGSADTAVSFSGAMMNAVSEVDTQNRVASDKMADVDSGRSDDLVGAMMLSQEASLSFSMLMQVRNKVVAAVDDLIKMPI from the coding sequence ATGGCAATTAACCTTGATCTGCTGATCGCTGCCGATCAGCAGCAGATCGCCAAAGACATGGGCGCGCTGTCGCACATCGCGGCCGCCTCGCCGCTGGAGACGGGCAGCGCCGATACGGCGGTCAGTTTCTCCGGCGCGATGATGAACGCGGTCAGCGAGGTCGATACCCAGAACCGCGTCGCCAGCGACAAGATGGCCGATGTCGACAGCGGCCGCAGCGACGATCTGGTCGGCGCCATGATGCTGAGCCAGGAAGCCAGCCTGTCCTTCTCCATGCTGATGCAGGTCCGTAACAAGGTCGTCGCCGCCGTTGACGACCTGATCAAGATGCCAATCTGA
- the fliQ gene encoding flagellar biosynthesis protein FliQ, which translates to MLTPDIAVDLVNDSLHVVIVLVVLLVLPSLIVGVIVSLVQAATQINEQTLSFLPRLLVTLATIALAGHWITGMLMDFCIDIFQRAATLVG; encoded by the coding sequence ATGCTGACTCCCGATATTGCCGTCGACCTCGTCAACGACAGCCTGCACGTGGTGATCGTGCTGGTGGTGCTGCTGGTGCTGCCCAGCCTGATCGTCGGCGTCATCGTCAGCCTGGTGCAGGCGGCGACGCAGATCAACGAACAGACGTTGTCCTTTTTGCCGCGCCTGCTGGTGACGCTGGCCACCATCGCGCTGGCCGGGCACTGGATCACCGGCATGCTGATGGATTTCTGCATCGACATCTTCCAGCGCGCCGCCACGCTGGTCGGCTGA